A genomic segment from Salvelinus alpinus chromosome 8, SLU_Salpinus.1, whole genome shotgun sequence encodes:
- the arhgap18 gene encoding rho GTPase-activating protein 18 isoform X3, whose translation MVTMVSKFVYYLHLSRRTGHYSVQNRAKNAPGKPPYHRCNSQDSLDELAMDDYWTEVENITLSGEGDAEPHEEVQLKVPDEGEQEEAWLTEAGLATLFDESASDPEDMMGLLSTLTRTQAAAVEKRVEKLQQTLRKRNKQHQVPDVRDIFKLPGTPESKEDEAKSPERSENRKKDITTDGQAMGLGNRAGPAEQSVSEPETDINLEVSFSDQALSYKEGSKGSSEALTDADDKLPNFKLSRDKTGLTKVGDLSPQDMKKVHRLVLIEMTALFDTAGIDLKAHKAVKLKVKESGLFGVPLAALLEQDQRRQPGTKVPIILQRLISHIEDEGLDTEGLLRIPGAAIRVKAVCVELEGKFYEGLFPWESLKQHDAASLLKLFIRDLPHPLLTVEYLSAFIAVLKLPTKKQQLQALNLLVLLLPESSRDTLKVLMEFFQRVIDHKEQNKMTLNNVAVVMAPNIFMFKGFRNKISEQQEFSLATETANIVRLLIRYQNLLWTIPKFIMNQVRKQNTENQKKMSKDRAMMKLLKKMAYEREKHEKQEKPLSEVDSSSQGFIRVQAPQFSKVSMAVQLTEELQASDVLSRFLSQDSMLSVCVCSSSVSVKREDLCLYEIGGNIQERCLDEETYMKDLLELNPSAEWFIKCIQR comes from the exons ATGGTTACCATGGTTTCCAAATTCGTCTATTATCTTCATCTAAG TCGCAGGACAGGCCACTACAGTGTCCAGAACCGGGCCAAAAATGCACCGGGAAAGCCCCCGTACCACCGCTGCAACTCCCAGGACTCGTTGGACGAACTGGCCATGGACGACTACTGGACCGAGGTGGAGAACATCACCCTGAGTGGAGAGGGGGACGCAGAGCCACACGAGGAGGTGCAGCTGAAGGTGCCTGATG AGGGGGAACAGGAGGAGGCATGGCTGACGGAGGCGGGGCTGGCCACTCTGTTTGACGAGTCTGCGTCGGACCCCGAGGACATGATGGGGCTGTTGTCCACGCTGACGCGCACCCAGGCCGCCGCCGTGGAGAAACGTGTTGAGAAGCTACAGCAGACCCTCAGGAAGAGGAACAAGCAGCACCAAGTACCTGACGTCAGAGACATCTTCAAACTCCCAGGCACGCCAGAGTCAAAG GAGGATGAAGCCAAGTCACCAGAGAGAAGTGAAAACAGGAAAAAGGATATTACGACAGATG gtcaaGCGATGGGGCTGGGGAACAGGGCAGGCCCTGCTGAGCAGAGTGTGTCTGAACCTGAGACAGACATCAACCTAGAGGTGTCCTTCTCTGATCAGGCCCTCAGCTATAAGGAGGGCTCAAAGGGCAGCAGTGAGGCTCTGACAGACGCAGATGACAAGCTACCT AACTTCAAGTTAAGCAGAGACAAGACAGGGCTGACCAAGGTTGGGGACCTGTCCCCCCAGGACATGAAGAAGGTGCACCGCCTGGTGCTGATAGAGATGACCGCTCTGTTTGACACGGCAGGCATCGACCTCAAAGCCCACAAAGCAGTTAAACTCAAGGTCAAAG AGTCTGGCCTGTTTGGAGTTCCCCTGGCCGCCCTATTGGAGCAGGACCAGAGGAGACAGCCAGGGACCAAGGTGCCAATCATACTGCAGAGG ctCATCTCTCACATAGAGGACGAGGGTCTGGACACAGAGGGGCTTCTACGGATACCCGGAGCAGCCATAAGAGTCAAG GCGGTGTGTGTGGAGCTGGAGGGGAAGTTCTACGAGGGCCTGTTCCCATGGGAGAGTCTGAAGCAGCACGATGCAGCCAGCCTGCTCAAGCTCTTCATCAGGGACCTGCCCCACCCGCTGCTCACTGTGGAGTACCTCAGCGCCTTCATCGCAGTGCTTA AACTGCCAACTAAGAAGCAGCAGCTGCAGGCTCTCAACTTGCTGGTCCTGCTACTTCCGGAGTCCAGCCGTGATACACTAAAG GTGCTGATGGAGTTCTTTCAGAGGGTCATAGACCACAAAGAGCAGAACAAGATGACCTTGAACAACGTTGCCGTGGTGATGGCTCCAAACATCTTCATGTTTAAAGGCTTCCGCAACAAGATCAGTGAGCAACAGGAATTTTCCCTGGCCACGGAGACCGCCAACATCGTCCGACTACTCATCAGATACCAAAACCTGCTCTGGACG ATTCCTAAATTCATAATGAATCAAGTCCGAAAACAAAACACGGAGAACCAGAAGAAAATGAGCAAAGACCGCGCCATGATGAAACTCCTAAAGAAGATGGCCTATGAGCGAGAGAAACACGAGAAACAGGAGAAACCCCTCTCTGAG GTGGACAGTAGTTCTCAGGGCTTCATCAGGGTCCAAGCCCCTCAGTTTTCTAAGGTCTCCATGGCTGTCCAGCTGACTGAAGAGTTGCAGGCATCTGATGTCCTCAGCCGCTTTCTCAGCCAGGACAG tatgttgtctgtgtgtgtgtgttctagctcTGTGTCTGTGAAGAGAGAAGATCTGTGCCTTTATGAAATCGGAGGGAATATCC
- the arhgap18 gene encoding rho GTPase-activating protein 18 isoform X1, whose amino-acid sequence MSRQQDPKGVILTGYISNIEVVSPASGVNSAEEIESSSLSRRTGHYSVQNRAKNAPGKPPYHRCNSQDSLDELAMDDYWTEVENITLSGEGDAEPHEEVQLKVPDEGEQEEAWLTEAGLATLFDESASDPEDMMGLLSTLTRTQAAAVEKRVEKLQQTLRKRNKQHQVPDVRDIFKLPGTPESKEDEAKSPERSENRKKDITTDGQAMGLGNRAGPAEQSVSEPETDINLEVSFSDQALSYKEGSKGSSEALTDADDKLPNFKLSRDKTGLTKVGDLSPQDMKKVHRLVLIEMTALFDTAGIDLKAHKAVKLKVKESGLFGVPLAALLEQDQRRQPGTKVPIILQRLISHIEDEGLDTEGLLRIPGAAIRVKAVCVELEGKFYEGLFPWESLKQHDAASLLKLFIRDLPHPLLTVEYLSAFIAVLKLPTKKQQLQALNLLVLLLPESSRDTLKVLMEFFQRVIDHKEQNKMTLNNVAVVMAPNIFMFKGFRNKISEQQEFSLATETANIVRLLIRYQNLLWTIPKFIMNQVRKQNTENQKKMSKDRAMMKLLKKMAYEREKHEKQEKPLSEVDSSSQGFIRVQAPQFSKVSMAVQLTEELQASDVLSRFLSQDSMLSVCVCSSSVSVKREDLCLYEIGGNIQERCLDEETYMKDLLELNPSAEWFIKCIQR is encoded by the exons ATGAGTCGCCAGCAGGACCCCAAGGGAGTCATCTTGACCGGATATATTAGCAATATTGAAGTTGTATCGCCTGCCTCGGGTGTCAATAGTGCCGAAGAGATCGAGTCTTCATCGCTGAG TCGCAGGACAGGCCACTACAGTGTCCAGAACCGGGCCAAAAATGCACCGGGAAAGCCCCCGTACCACCGCTGCAACTCCCAGGACTCGTTGGACGAACTGGCCATGGACGACTACTGGACCGAGGTGGAGAACATCACCCTGAGTGGAGAGGGGGACGCAGAGCCACACGAGGAGGTGCAGCTGAAGGTGCCTGATG AGGGGGAACAGGAGGAGGCATGGCTGACGGAGGCGGGGCTGGCCACTCTGTTTGACGAGTCTGCGTCGGACCCCGAGGACATGATGGGGCTGTTGTCCACGCTGACGCGCACCCAGGCCGCCGCCGTGGAGAAACGTGTTGAGAAGCTACAGCAGACCCTCAGGAAGAGGAACAAGCAGCACCAAGTACCTGACGTCAGAGACATCTTCAAACTCCCAGGCACGCCAGAGTCAAAG GAGGATGAAGCCAAGTCACCAGAGAGAAGTGAAAACAGGAAAAAGGATATTACGACAGATG gtcaaGCGATGGGGCTGGGGAACAGGGCAGGCCCTGCTGAGCAGAGTGTGTCTGAACCTGAGACAGACATCAACCTAGAGGTGTCCTTCTCTGATCAGGCCCTCAGCTATAAGGAGGGCTCAAAGGGCAGCAGTGAGGCTCTGACAGACGCAGATGACAAGCTACCT AACTTCAAGTTAAGCAGAGACAAGACAGGGCTGACCAAGGTTGGGGACCTGTCCCCCCAGGACATGAAGAAGGTGCACCGCCTGGTGCTGATAGAGATGACCGCTCTGTTTGACACGGCAGGCATCGACCTCAAAGCCCACAAAGCAGTTAAACTCAAGGTCAAAG AGTCTGGCCTGTTTGGAGTTCCCCTGGCCGCCCTATTGGAGCAGGACCAGAGGAGACAGCCAGGGACCAAGGTGCCAATCATACTGCAGAGG ctCATCTCTCACATAGAGGACGAGGGTCTGGACACAGAGGGGCTTCTACGGATACCCGGAGCAGCCATAAGAGTCAAG GCGGTGTGTGTGGAGCTGGAGGGGAAGTTCTACGAGGGCCTGTTCCCATGGGAGAGTCTGAAGCAGCACGATGCAGCCAGCCTGCTCAAGCTCTTCATCAGGGACCTGCCCCACCCGCTGCTCACTGTGGAGTACCTCAGCGCCTTCATCGCAGTGCTTA AACTGCCAACTAAGAAGCAGCAGCTGCAGGCTCTCAACTTGCTGGTCCTGCTACTTCCGGAGTCCAGCCGTGATACACTAAAG GTGCTGATGGAGTTCTTTCAGAGGGTCATAGACCACAAAGAGCAGAACAAGATGACCTTGAACAACGTTGCCGTGGTGATGGCTCCAAACATCTTCATGTTTAAAGGCTTCCGCAACAAGATCAGTGAGCAACAGGAATTTTCCCTGGCCACGGAGACCGCCAACATCGTCCGACTACTCATCAGATACCAAAACCTGCTCTGGACG ATTCCTAAATTCATAATGAATCAAGTCCGAAAACAAAACACGGAGAACCAGAAGAAAATGAGCAAAGACCGCGCCATGATGAAACTCCTAAAGAAGATGGCCTATGAGCGAGAGAAACACGAGAAACAGGAGAAACCCCTCTCTGAG GTGGACAGTAGTTCTCAGGGCTTCATCAGGGTCCAAGCCCCTCAGTTTTCTAAGGTCTCCATGGCTGTCCAGCTGACTGAAGAGTTGCAGGCATCTGATGTCCTCAGCCGCTTTCTCAGCCAGGACAG tatgttgtctgtgtgtgtgtgttctagctcTGTGTCTGTGAAGAGAGAAGATCTGTGCCTTTATGAAATCGGAGGGAATATCC
- the arhgap18 gene encoding rho GTPase-activating protein 18 isoform X2, translating to MSRQQDPKGVILTGYISNIEVVSPASGVNSAEEIESSSLSRRTGHYSVQNRAKNAPGKPPYHRCNSQDSLDELAMDDYWTEVENITLSGEGDAEPHEEVQLKVPDEGEQEEAWLTEAGLATLFDESASDPEDMMGLLSTLTRTQAAAVEKRVEKLQQTLRKRNKQHQVPDVRDIFKLPGTPESKEDEAKSPERSENRKKDITTDGQAMGLGNRAGPAEQSVSEPETDINLEVSFSDQALSYKEGSKGSSEALTDADDKLPNFKLSRDKTGLTKVGDLSPQDMKKVHRLVLIEMTALFDTAGIDLKAHKAVKLKVKESGLFGVPLAALLEQDQRRQPGTKVPIILQRLISHIEDEGLDTEGLLRIPGAAIRVKAVCVELEGKFYEGLFPWESLKQHDAASLLKLFIRDLPHPLLTVEYLSAFIAVLKLPTKKQQLQALNLLVLLLPESSRDTLKVLMEFFQRVIDHKEQNKMTLNNVAVVMAPNIFMFKGFRNKISEQQEFSLATETANIVRLLIRYQNLLWTIPKFIMNQVRKQNTENQKKMSKDRAMMKLLKKMAYEREKHEKQEKPLSEVDSSSQGFIRVQAPQFSKVSMAVQLTEELQASDVLSRFLSQDSSVSVKREDLCLYEIGGNIQERCLDEETYMKDLLELNPSAEWFIKCIQR from the exons ATGAGTCGCCAGCAGGACCCCAAGGGAGTCATCTTGACCGGATATATTAGCAATATTGAAGTTGTATCGCCTGCCTCGGGTGTCAATAGTGCCGAAGAGATCGAGTCTTCATCGCTGAG TCGCAGGACAGGCCACTACAGTGTCCAGAACCGGGCCAAAAATGCACCGGGAAAGCCCCCGTACCACCGCTGCAACTCCCAGGACTCGTTGGACGAACTGGCCATGGACGACTACTGGACCGAGGTGGAGAACATCACCCTGAGTGGAGAGGGGGACGCAGAGCCACACGAGGAGGTGCAGCTGAAGGTGCCTGATG AGGGGGAACAGGAGGAGGCATGGCTGACGGAGGCGGGGCTGGCCACTCTGTTTGACGAGTCTGCGTCGGACCCCGAGGACATGATGGGGCTGTTGTCCACGCTGACGCGCACCCAGGCCGCCGCCGTGGAGAAACGTGTTGAGAAGCTACAGCAGACCCTCAGGAAGAGGAACAAGCAGCACCAAGTACCTGACGTCAGAGACATCTTCAAACTCCCAGGCACGCCAGAGTCAAAG GAGGATGAAGCCAAGTCACCAGAGAGAAGTGAAAACAGGAAAAAGGATATTACGACAGATG gtcaaGCGATGGGGCTGGGGAACAGGGCAGGCCCTGCTGAGCAGAGTGTGTCTGAACCTGAGACAGACATCAACCTAGAGGTGTCCTTCTCTGATCAGGCCCTCAGCTATAAGGAGGGCTCAAAGGGCAGCAGTGAGGCTCTGACAGACGCAGATGACAAGCTACCT AACTTCAAGTTAAGCAGAGACAAGACAGGGCTGACCAAGGTTGGGGACCTGTCCCCCCAGGACATGAAGAAGGTGCACCGCCTGGTGCTGATAGAGATGACCGCTCTGTTTGACACGGCAGGCATCGACCTCAAAGCCCACAAAGCAGTTAAACTCAAGGTCAAAG AGTCTGGCCTGTTTGGAGTTCCCCTGGCCGCCCTATTGGAGCAGGACCAGAGGAGACAGCCAGGGACCAAGGTGCCAATCATACTGCAGAGG ctCATCTCTCACATAGAGGACGAGGGTCTGGACACAGAGGGGCTTCTACGGATACCCGGAGCAGCCATAAGAGTCAAG GCGGTGTGTGTGGAGCTGGAGGGGAAGTTCTACGAGGGCCTGTTCCCATGGGAGAGTCTGAAGCAGCACGATGCAGCCAGCCTGCTCAAGCTCTTCATCAGGGACCTGCCCCACCCGCTGCTCACTGTGGAGTACCTCAGCGCCTTCATCGCAGTGCTTA AACTGCCAACTAAGAAGCAGCAGCTGCAGGCTCTCAACTTGCTGGTCCTGCTACTTCCGGAGTCCAGCCGTGATACACTAAAG GTGCTGATGGAGTTCTTTCAGAGGGTCATAGACCACAAAGAGCAGAACAAGATGACCTTGAACAACGTTGCCGTGGTGATGGCTCCAAACATCTTCATGTTTAAAGGCTTCCGCAACAAGATCAGTGAGCAACAGGAATTTTCCCTGGCCACGGAGACCGCCAACATCGTCCGACTACTCATCAGATACCAAAACCTGCTCTGGACG ATTCCTAAATTCATAATGAATCAAGTCCGAAAACAAAACACGGAGAACCAGAAGAAAATGAGCAAAGACCGCGCCATGATGAAACTCCTAAAGAAGATGGCCTATGAGCGAGAGAAACACGAGAAACAGGAGAAACCCCTCTCTGAG GTGGACAGTAGTTCTCAGGGCTTCATCAGGGTCCAAGCCCCTCAGTTTTCTAAGGTCTCCATGGCTGTCCAGCTGACTGAAGAGTTGCAGGCATCTGATGTCCTCAGCCGCTTTCTCAGCCAGGACAG ctcTGTGTCTGTGAAGAGAGAAGATCTGTGCCTTTATGAAATCGGAGGGAATATCC